The DNA region TCAGAGCGGAACGTCACACTACCTGGGCCAGAACTTCAGCCGGGCGTTCGACGTGAAGTTCCAGACCCGCGAGCAGAAAGAGGAGTTCGCGCACACGACCAGCTGGGCGATTTCCAGCCGCATCATCGGGGCGATCATCATGACGCACGGCGACGACTTCGGCCTGATCATGCCGCCCCGCATCGCGCCCGTGCAGGTGGTCGTGATTCCGGTAGGCCGCAAGGACAACTTCGACGAGATGGTGCAGGAAGGCGAGAAGCTGGCCGCGGAACTCCGCGCGCAGGGCGTGCGCGTCAAGGTGGACAAGCGGGACGGCGTCACGAACGGCTTCAAGTACAACGACTGGGAACTCAAGGGCGTGCCCGTGCGCATCGAACTCGGCCCCCGTGACCTGGAGCAGGGCGTCGTCGTGGTGAAAAACCGCAACAGCACCGAGAAGGAAACCCTGCCCCGCGCCGAGGCCGTGGGCGGCATGACAGCCCGCCTGGACGGTATTCACGACTGGCTGCTCTCACGTGCCACCGAATTCATGCGGGAGCACACGGTTCCCGTGGACGACTACGCGACCTTCCAGGCGAAGATCGAGGAAGGCAACTGGGTGCTGGCGCACCACTGCGCGGACGCCGCGTGCGAGAAGGCCATCAAGGACGACACCAAGGCCACCACCCGCAACGTGCCCCTGGACGACGCCGAGTTCTTCAGCGAAGCCAGCCAGGGCGCCTGCGTGCGCTGCGGGAAGCCTAGCGCGTACGGCAAGCGCGTGATCTTTGGCCGGCAGTACTGAAACCCAGCAGGAATCCGCGGGGCCCCTTCCAGCGTGAGGAAGGGGTCCCGGTCGTGATGACGCGGCAACGAAAAGCCCCCGCCTGCGCGGGGGCCCTTCTTGGTGGCGATGCCCGGACTTGAACCGGGGACCTAACGATTATGAGTCGTTCGCTCTAACCAGCTGAGCTAAAAACCTGTCATAGACACAATATTCTTATTTAATGTATCGGTCAAGGAGGACTAGAGCTAACGATTTATTTAACTGCCTATGAAACAGCGGGGTCTACCTGCACGACTTGAGACGACACTGGGCACTTCATTCTTTATTCTCTTTGTTCAGTTTGTCTATACTGCGGATCAGATCCGCTTGAGCTAAAGCTTATTTTCGAGGAATTACTGTATATCACGATTGCTATTAGGCCAACGATGATTAAAAGAGGGAGATAATATATATAACTTATTACCATTTTTGCACGGATGCGTATTTTATTATCGATCCAGTAAGAGGCAGCCTTAAATCTTCCTTCTTTGGTTTCTTCCCTACTTGCAACTATAGAGTAGTCAATCGGCTCATGGTTGTCATAGTGAGATAGAATAGCAGTGTATCTCGCCTTTATTTCGTTGATTTTATTATTATCTTCATCCAGATGATTCATTAGAGTTTCAATTTCTAGAGCACATCGATACATCTCTTTCGACCGGTGATAAAAGTTCTCAGATGAAAGTATTGCGCTATATACTAATATCACAATAGCTATAGCTGATTGCAGGACATTTAGAATAGCTCCATTTGGCTGTATTTGTATTTGAGGAAGTACTATTAAGATTGCAGAGATAATACTAATGGCCCACTGGGACATCCTGTTATGACTCATCAATCTCTTTGATGCTTCAAAACGACTCTTTCGAGTCATATTCATTTTATTTCTCAGTTTCGCTATCTCTGTATCTGTCATATAAGTATATAAGATAGGAGCGTAAACTACGTGAGGTAACGCCTACAGCCCATACTGCAAGCTCAATGTCTCGGAAGATAAGACTTGATGTACCACCTTGCTCTTAGCAAGATGTCATAATGCGCTCCTATCAGTAGACGACATTACCGCTGAACGAGCCAAGAGATCTTAATCTATTTCTCACGTACCTCTCATAGGTCTGATTCACCTGTTCGGCGGTATGTTGTTCGATTGGCGGAGCCAAAATGCCCCGTTCAGTTAGATAGTCGAACCTTTCTTCGGTCGACAAGACAACGTCAAAATTTTTTATATAGCCTTCTGGATTATTATGTTTCCATCTAATACACGCTTGCACATGGCGACGTATAGGAATGTGATCCGGAAAGTCCCGATTGTATTTCCCCAAATTGACTTCGATAAAGTTATCAAGTGCATAGAATTGCGATAGAGAGCTGGACAAGCTAAAATAGAAAGTGAATCCGAGCTTCTTTCCCTTGTAT from Deinococcus ficus includes:
- a CDS encoding SLATT domain-containing protein codes for the protein MTDTEIAKLRNKMNMTRKSRFEASKRLMSHNRMSQWAISIISAILIVLPQIQIQPNGAILNVLQSAIAIVILVYSAILSSENFYHRSKEMYRCALEIETLMNHLDEDNNKINEIKARYTAILSHYDNHEPIDYSIVASREETKEGRFKAASYWIDNKIRIRAKMVISYIYYLPLLIIVGLIAIVIYSNSSKISFSSSGSDPQYRQTEQRE
- the proS gene encoding proline--tRNA ligase — translated: MTQTGGKQDKKAQQYGVTPQSVDFNDWYNEVVKKADLADNSPVAGAMVMKPYGSALWENIQRWLDDRFKATGHESLVFPTLIPMGFIMKEADHVEGFAPELFTVNKIGTEELAEPYVMRPTSETIIGHMWSGWLNSYRDLPFLHYQWGSVFRAELRTKAFLRTSEFYWHEGHTAHADEPEARAEVRQMLDIYHEFCRDVLALPVVRGEKTASERFAGAVSTFSIEGMMRDGKALQSGTSHYLGQNFSRAFDVKFQTREQKEEFAHTTSWAISSRIIGAIIMTHGDDFGLIMPPRIAPVQVVVIPVGRKDNFDEMVQEGEKLAAELRAQGVRVKVDKRDGVTNGFKYNDWELKGVPVRIELGPRDLEQGVVVVKNRNSTEKETLPRAEAVGGMTARLDGIHDWLLSRATEFMREHTVPVDDYATFQAKIEEGNWVLAHHCADAACEKAIKDDTKATTRNVPLDDAEFFSEASQGACVRCGKPSAYGKRVIFGRQY